A portion of the Oncorhynchus clarkii lewisi isolate Uvic-CL-2024 chromosome 27, UVic_Ocla_1.0, whole genome shotgun sequence genome contains these proteins:
- the LOC139385989 gene encoding neuromodulin-like isoform X2: protein MLCCIRRTKPVEKNEEADQEIKQDEKKPEDKAHKAATKIQASFRGHILRKKMKDGEEDEEASPAVPEEEAKEVADGEEEKEDVPTAAEQAAEEKAPPGIKEEETSQAKSPISEKAANSPAPVATSPVAAAAASPTAAPSEPSKEEAKAEPGDTKEKPKEVDSNEVPVSAQNPSTDCAEKSVEGGAAQEESKQADVPAAPVSETADKEEPHQTQDKKDGAEESQPAEAPAEAVQEESKEDQAKV from the exons GTTGAGAAGAATGAAGAGGCTGACCAGGAAATCAAGCAGGATGAGAAGAAACCAGAGGACAAAGCCCACAAGGCGGCCACCAAAATCCAGGCCAGCTTCCGTGGACACATACTCCGGAAAAAAATgaaagatggagaggaggatgaggaggccAGTCCAGCTGTCCCAGAGGAGGAGGCAAAGGAGGTGgcagatggagaagaggagaaggaggacgtCCCCACTGCGGCTGAGCAGGCTGCCGAGGAAAAAGCCCCCCCTGGGATTAAAGAGGAGGAGACGAGCCAAGCCAAAAGCCCCATCTCAGAAAAGGCAGCAAACTCTCCTGCCCCTGTCGCCACCTCTCCCGTAGCCGCAGCAGCAGCTTCTCCCACCGCGGCGCCTTCAGAGCCTTCCAAAGAGGAGGCCAAGGCGGAGCCCGGCGACACCAAGGAGAAGCCCAAAGAGGTGGACAGCAATGAGGTTCCGGTTTCTGCCCAAAACCCCTCTACTGATTGTGCTGAAAAGAGTGTGGAGGGTGGTGCTGCCCAGGAGGAGTCCAAACAAGCCGACGTGCCTGCTGCTCCTGTCAGTGAGACGGCTGATAAGGAGGAGCCTCACCAAACACAAGACAAAAAAG ATGGTGCCGAAGAATCCCAACCAGCTGAGGCTCCAGCAGAGGCAGTCCAGGAGGAGTCCAAGGAGGACCAAGCGAAAGTTTAA
- the LOC139385989 gene encoding neuromodulin-like isoform X1: MLCCIRRTKPIYKSHNTALCLMDHSNYGSRYQSRPVEYGPLIPLNWRPFTFSHEDGMEQLSKSLVEKNEEADQEIKQDEKKPEDKAHKAATKIQASFRGHILRKKMKDGEEDEEASPAVPEEEAKEVADGEEEKEDVPTAAEQAAEEKAPPGIKEEETSQAKSPISEKAANSPAPVATSPVAAAAASPTAAPSEPSKEEAKAEPGDTKEKPKEVDSNEVPVSAQNPSTDCAEKSVEGGAAQEESKQADVPAAPVSETADKEEPHQTQDKKDGAEESQPAEAPAEAVQEESKEDQAKV; the protein is encoded by the exons ATTTATAAGAGTCATAACACAGCCCTCTGTTTGATGGACCACTCCAACTATGGATCCAGATATCAAAG CAGGCCCGTTGAGTATGGGCCTCTGATACCACTTAATTGGAGACCTTTCACATTTAGCCatgaggatgggatggagcagcTTTCTAAGAGCTTG GTTGAGAAGAATGAAGAGGCTGACCAGGAAATCAAGCAGGATGAGAAGAAACCAGAGGACAAAGCCCACAAGGCGGCCACCAAAATCCAGGCCAGCTTCCGTGGACACATACTCCGGAAAAAAATgaaagatggagaggaggatgaggaggccAGTCCAGCTGTCCCAGAGGAGGAGGCAAAGGAGGTGgcagatggagaagaggagaaggaggacgtCCCCACTGCGGCTGAGCAGGCTGCCGAGGAAAAAGCCCCCCCTGGGATTAAAGAGGAGGAGACGAGCCAAGCCAAAAGCCCCATCTCAGAAAAGGCAGCAAACTCTCCTGCCCCTGTCGCCACCTCTCCCGTAGCCGCAGCAGCAGCTTCTCCCACCGCGGCGCCTTCAGAGCCTTCCAAAGAGGAGGCCAAGGCGGAGCCCGGCGACACCAAGGAGAAGCCCAAAGAGGTGGACAGCAATGAGGTTCCGGTTTCTGCCCAAAACCCCTCTACTGATTGTGCTGAAAAGAGTGTGGAGGGTGGTGCTGCCCAGGAGGAGTCCAAACAAGCCGACGTGCCTGCTGCTCCTGTCAGTGAGACGGCTGATAAGGAGGAGCCTCACCAAACACAAGACAAAAAAG ATGGTGCCGAAGAATCCCAACCAGCTGAGGCTCCAGCAGAGGCAGTCCAGGAGGAGTCCAAGGAGGACCAAGCGAAAGTTTAA